ACATGCATTTTTGAAACTTCTAGGTTTGAATTATGTGAAGCTTGAAAAGTAAACGAAGCATGACATGCTAATGACCCGAAAAGACTCACCATTTGCTTTATGAACCAATTATTTCACGACAAATGGTCCAAGACATCGTCATTAATACATTAAAATTCTACAAAGTAATCAACATGGaagaaaattaatcaaaccACTTTTAGAAGATAATACATCCAAGAACACATGGAACATGTTAGTTAATAATgatgcttcaaaaatctaaAGGGGAAATGATTTAAAGCACTCATAGCTCAAATGTCACTCAAATGAAAATGGCCACATTGTCTTGTTATATTATAAAACTTAGctacttatatttatttatgccATTTTCTTAAGCTTGCTTTCTACTCACTTTTGGGGTACAAATTCTTCATTTGTGATCTAAAGTCGTTTTCAATATTATTAACAACCACACACTAATGCTCCCTTGCTACCTTTTAGGGCATTGCAATGAGATGGGAAAGGGGTGATAATTACTACTAGAATGGTTACAGCCATTGAGCTAACTAACACGTAAAATAATGTAAGAAAATCAATATTACAATGAGAGCAAGCTGACTTAACACTCCTCACTTGTGATTATTAGTTCAAAGTGGAGAGAATTTTTTCATTCCAAGTGGACATCTCACCTAAGTGATTAAACCCCATTAGAAGAAACAATGATCTTTCCGATATTTATGactagaaataaataaaaaattcccgAGAAAATGTTGATGAcaaggagagaaagagagagaaagagaaaatttctatattttcatcCACGTGTAGTACAACCTATTGATCTTTCACTAATAAGTAATAACAACTTCCAAGCCCCAGCATTGTTTTTGTACATAATTCCATAGTAAGTACAATTTATACGAAACAGCTAAATTTTCGTATTCCTCTCTACTTTTATATGAACTATTCACATCCTTCTTCATACAGTGCAAAGATTATTAGACTACTTAATGTACGATGATGTCGTGTATGAACTTTATTTGTAAAACACTCTTCCCACATCTAAATGTTGAATAGTGTATAAGACTAGGGAGGTGGGGATAAAGACTCTGAGGTTTAGGATTTGGGTCGTAGGGCTTTGTTGTTtgcttgaaaagaaaaggaaaaggaaaaggaaaattaaaatgggatggagaggaaaagaaaattattgggAAGGTAGGGAAACCAAGTTACTCAACATGGAAAtcaaggaaaggaaaggaggaGACATCCCTCATCAAGTCCTCCAAGTTCCATTCCCCAATTCTAAGATCTTCACCTTCCCAAAAGTTTCCAACCCCAACCATGTTTTCTACTTTGTTGCTACTGTTGTTGTTGATGATGACGTTGTTATAGGGGTTGTTATGAGGGTTCCTATCAAAGGTATTTTCGAGGGTTTTGTTACCATTTTCGCCCATGCTTATACTCTCTACGGGTGGAAAAAATTGCTCCCCAACAACAcaacctcctcctcctccaaggAGCCCAACATGATCCCCATAAAGCCCCTCAGCACTCAAAATTCCAACTTGGGTCATGCAGGGAGGCGCATTGAAGCATCCGCTGTTCGCACTGGTCATGTCTACGCTAGGCTCCAGCATGGGCAATGGCTCAATCATCTGGTTCAGAGCTGCCATGGCTTGGATGGATGGTGGCGAAGACGATGAATCCATGTACATAGCCATTAGCCCTTGTTCTCTCATCGACATGAGCCCTCCCATGACATCCCTAGGCTGATCAGATGACGAATCGCTCGCGTTTGGTGAGGGCACTGATGACGAGTTCTTGAGCCTCTTCTTTATCGTCGAGTTCCAAAAATTCTTTATCTCATTGTCAGTACGTCCTGGCAAGCGGGCCGCAATTTGAGACCACCTTTAGACCACACAATCAAAAATCAGTCACAAATGTGAAAAGGCAAGATGTTCTAATGCATGGTTAACTAATTTCCATGCATGAAAGCTTggaattcaaaacaaaaatagacTTGGAGTGTCTTCAACTCAAAGTTCTTATAAATAGTAAACCACAATCCCCATGTCGCTTTCAGATACCCGAAACGGAGAAAACCCGTTTATTCCAAACTTTTCAGACTTCATATCAAGACCAGCACACACAACTCCATATTTGAATTAAGGGGACAATGACTTGaattacaaaacaaaagatAGGGTTGGTGAGGGATGTCAAACCAGTGGATTTGAAAACAACATGAATTTTCAGTATGTGTTTGTTTGTGTGTAGAGaaagataatcaaacaaaatCAGTTGAGGATAGTGTGAAAGCATAAATGCATGCATGGAAGCTTCAATCCCAAAACAAACATGGGAGATGAGTGGAGTGTCTTCAACTCAAAGGACAGACATTG
The sequence above is drawn from the Vitis riparia cultivar Riparia Gloire de Montpellier isolate 1030 chromosome 6, EGFV_Vit.rip_1.0, whole genome shotgun sequence genome and encodes:
- the LOC117915985 gene encoding transcription factor MYB46, which produces MRKPEKSTANGAGSNTTSTGSKLRKGLWSPEEDDKLMNYMLNNGQGCWSDVARNAGLQRCGKSCRLRWINYLRPDLKRGAFSPQEEELIIHLHSLLGNRWSQIAARLPGRTDNEIKNFWNSTIKKRLKNSSSVPSPNASDSSSDQPRDVMGGLMSMREQGLMAMYMDSSSSPPSIQAMAALNQMIEPLPMLEPSVDMTSANSGCFNAPPCMTQVGILSAEGLYGDHVGLLGGGGGCVVGEQFFPPVESISMGENGNKTLENTFDRNPHNNPYNNVIINNNSSNKVENMVGVGNFWEGEDLRIGEWNLEDLMRDVSSFPFLDFHVE